A window from Seriola aureovittata isolate HTS-2021-v1 ecotype China chromosome 14, ASM2101889v1, whole genome shotgun sequence encodes these proteins:
- the LOC130181001 gene encoding cytochrome c oxidase subunit 7A-related protein, mitochondrial-like produces the protein MYYRLNGVTQRLTGAPANAYNPQGLRPSVPPVSPPAIFASPTKLASEAGGQVEYMGPNRVQEMQKLFQKADGVPVHLKRGLIDKLLYRTTMGLTVGGAVYCLVALYLAAQPGNK, from the exons ATGTATTACAGACTGAACGGAGTGACGCAACGGCTCACCGGAGCTCCGGCCAACGCCTACAACCCACAG gGTCTGCGTCCAAGTGTCCCACCTGTTAGTCCCCCCGCCATCTTCGCGTCTCCGACCAAACTGGCATCAGAAGCAGGAGGTCAGGTGGAGTACATGGGACCCAACAGAGTCCAGGAAATGCAGAAATTATTCCAG AAAGCAGATGGGGTCCCGGTCCACCTGAAGAGGGGTCTGATAGACAAGCTGCTGTACCGGACCACCATGGGTCTGACTGTGGGGGGGGCGGTCTACTGCCTCGTAGCTCTGTACCTCGCCGCCCAGCCCGGCAACAAGTGA
- the tspan14 gene encoding tetraspanin-14 isoform X1 — protein sequence MYYYRYENTEVSCCYKYLMFSYNIIFWLAGVAFIAAGFWAWSEKGILLDLTQVTQLHGFDPVWLVLLVGGVTFILGFAGCVGALRENICLLKFFSGMIGFIFFLELLAAVLAVVFQSQVRAWLNEFFLANIKAYRDDIDLQNLIDSLQRMNNCCGAEEPNDWDLNAYFSCNDTNRSREKCGVPFSCCLSDPADSVVNTQCGYDVRNKPKKEWSNDIYTKGCIAALEDWLPGNLYTVAIVFIVISLLQMVGIYLAKTLVTDIEKARFSY from the exons ATGTATTACTACCGGTATGAGAACACTGAGGTCAGCTGCTGCTACAAGTATCTAATGTTCAGTTACAACATCATCTTCTGG ctggCTGGAGTTGCCTTCATTGCGGCTGGTTTCTGGGCCTGGAGTGAAAAG GGAATCCTGTTGGACCTGACCCAGGTGACCCAGCTGCATGGTTTCGACCCGGTCTGGTTAGTCCTGTTGGTCGGTGGAGTCACCTTCATCCTGGGATTCGCCGGCTGCGTGGGAGCTCTGAGAGAAAACATCTGTCTACTGAAGTTT TTTTCGGGCATGATCGGCTTCATCTTCTTCCTGGAGCTGCTGGCGGCGGTGCTGGCTGTGGTTTTTCAGAGTCAGGTTAGAGCGTGGCTCAACGAGTTCTTCCTGGCGAACATCAAAGCGTACAGAGATGACATCGACCTGCAGAACCTCATCGACTCTCTGCAGAGGATG AACAACTGCTGTGGAGCTGAGGAACCGAACGACTGGGACCTGAACGCTTACTTCAGCTGTAACGACACGAATCGCAGCAGAGAGAAGTGTGGAGTTCccttctcctgctgcttgtCTGATCCTGCT gaCTCGGTGGTGAACACTCAGTGCGGCTACGACGTGAGAAACAAACCAAAG AAGGAGTGGAGTAATGACATCTACACTAAAGGGTGTATCGCAGcgttggaggactggttgccTGGAAATCTCTACACTGTGGCCATTGTCTTCATCgtcatctctctgctgcag ATGGTGGGGATCTACCTGGCCAAGACTCTGGTCACCGACATCGAAAAAGCCAGATTCAGCTACTGA
- the tspan14 gene encoding tetraspanin-14 isoform X2 has translation MYYYRYENTEVSCCYKYLMFSYNIIFWLAGVAFIAAGFWAWSEKGILLDLTQVTQLHGFDPVWLVLLVGGVTFILGFAGCVGALRENICLLKFFSGMIGFIFFLELLAAVLAVVFQSQVRAWLNEFFLANIKAYRDDIDLQNLIDSLQRMNNCCGAEEPNDWDLNAYFSCNDTNRSREKCGVPFSCCLSDPADSVVNTQCGYDVRNKPKEWSNDIYTKGCIAALEDWLPGNLYTVAIVFIVISLLQMVGIYLAKTLVTDIEKARFSY, from the exons ATGTATTACTACCGGTATGAGAACACTGAGGTCAGCTGCTGCTACAAGTATCTAATGTTCAGTTACAACATCATCTTCTGG ctggCTGGAGTTGCCTTCATTGCGGCTGGTTTCTGGGCCTGGAGTGAAAAG GGAATCCTGTTGGACCTGACCCAGGTGACCCAGCTGCATGGTTTCGACCCGGTCTGGTTAGTCCTGTTGGTCGGTGGAGTCACCTTCATCCTGGGATTCGCCGGCTGCGTGGGAGCTCTGAGAGAAAACATCTGTCTACTGAAGTTT TTTTCGGGCATGATCGGCTTCATCTTCTTCCTGGAGCTGCTGGCGGCGGTGCTGGCTGTGGTTTTTCAGAGTCAGGTTAGAGCGTGGCTCAACGAGTTCTTCCTGGCGAACATCAAAGCGTACAGAGATGACATCGACCTGCAGAACCTCATCGACTCTCTGCAGAGGATG AACAACTGCTGTGGAGCTGAGGAACCGAACGACTGGGACCTGAACGCTTACTTCAGCTGTAACGACACGAATCGCAGCAGAGAGAAGTGTGGAGTTCccttctcctgctgcttgtCTGATCCTGCT gaCTCGGTGGTGAACACTCAGTGCGGCTACGACGTGAGAAACAAACCAAAG GAGTGGAGTAATGACATCTACACTAAAGGGTGTATCGCAGcgttggaggactggttgccTGGAAATCTCTACACTGTGGCCATTGTCTTCATCgtcatctctctgctgcag ATGGTGGGGATCTACCTGGCCAAGACTCTGGTCACCGACATCGAAAAAGCCAGATTCAGCTACTGA